In Streptomyces dangxiongensis, one DNA window encodes the following:
- a CDS encoding helix-turn-helix transcriptional regulator, with translation MGDLADSAEEADEHLVREAEKIAVALGRMFPGLCEVVLHDLRTPRHAVRVIENNLPGRQVGDSVTELGLARIADPEFPSVLQNYPNRFPDGRPAKSTSIGIRNAAGDYIAALCLNLDVSVLSPVTLALSNLVATDTEHRDAPLETLRDRTARELRQAVEAHAAERAATPRSLGREDKRTLVRQLQRDGYFASRDAARTIADLLGVSRATVYNYAK, from the coding sequence GTGGGCGACCTCGCGGACAGCGCGGAGGAGGCGGACGAGCACCTCGTCCGGGAGGCCGAGAAGATCGCCGTGGCCCTGGGCCGCATGTTCCCGGGGCTGTGCGAGGTGGTACTGCACGACCTGCGGACCCCGCGCCACGCGGTCCGGGTGATCGAGAACAATCTGCCCGGCCGTCAGGTGGGCGATTCCGTCACGGAGTTGGGCCTGGCCCGCATCGCCGACCCGGAGTTCCCGAGCGTCCTGCAGAACTATCCCAACCGGTTCCCCGACGGCCGCCCCGCGAAGAGCACGTCCATCGGCATCAGGAACGCGGCCGGTGACTACATAGCGGCGCTGTGCCTGAACCTCGACGTGTCCGTCCTGTCCCCGGTGACCCTGGCGCTGTCGAACCTGGTGGCCACGGACACCGAGCACCGGGACGCGCCGCTGGAGACCCTGCGGGACCGCACCGCGCGCGAGCTTCGGCAAGCGGTGGAGGCGCACGCCGCCGAGCGGGCCGCGACGCCCCGCTCACTGGGCCGGGAGGACAAGAGGACGCTCGTACGGCAGCTTCAGCGCGACGGCTACTTCGCCTCGCGCGACGCCGCACGGACCATCGCGGACCTGCTCGGCGTGTCGCGGGCGACGGTTTACAACTACGCGAAGTGA
- a CDS encoding DUF4232 domain-containing protein produces the protein MQNRHTSRVTLTALAAVAATLSLTACQSASAAPAAGAPTAEAAASSTTSTTAPAAVTRPAAVTRPASATPSSAAPTSAVPVPAATASVCAAKALKVTAYQAADRPTGTGTGAAVVRFTNVSAKACVLRGHPTVAGAGNGSPQHSVPLTVTRKGTASTVRVAPGGKAWLKLTFVQVQGEGDGYCVSGATPSVFPTLVVGLPGAGAHQVALDDGQFAECDNKVTATAVSSVKPS, from the coding sequence ATGCAGAACCGACACACCAGCCGCGTCACCCTGACGGCCCTGGCCGCCGTCGCCGCCACCCTGTCGCTGACGGCCTGTCAGTCGGCGAGCGCGGCGCCGGCGGCCGGTGCACCGACCGCCGAGGCCGCTGCTTCCAGCACCACTTCGACCACGGCACCGGCCGCCGTCACCCGCCCCGCCGCCGTCACTCGGCCCGCGTCAGCCACCCCTTCGTCAGCCGCGCCCACGTCAGCCGTGCCGGTCCCGGCCGCCACCGCGTCGGTCTGTGCGGCGAAGGCGCTGAAGGTGACGGCGTACCAGGCGGCCGACCGCCCCACCGGCACCGGCACCGGGGCGGCGGTCGTCCGGTTCACCAACGTCTCCGCGAAGGCGTGCGTGCTGCGGGGCCACCCGACGGTGGCCGGGGCGGGCAACGGTTCGCCCCAGCACTCCGTCCCGCTGACGGTGACCCGTAAGGGCACCGCGTCCACCGTGCGGGTGGCCCCGGGCGGCAAGGCGTGGCTGAAGCTGACCTTCGTGCAGGTACAGGGTGAGGGGGACGGGTACTGCGTGTCCGGCGCGACGCCCTCCGTCTTCCCGACGCTGGTGGTCGGCCTGCCCGGTGCGGGAGCGCACCAGGTCGCCCTGGACGACGGGCAGTTCGCCGAGTGCGACAACAAGGTCACCGCGACGGCGGTGTCGTCGGTGAAGCCTTCCTGA
- a CDS encoding CAP domain-containing protein produces the protein MGQHRKTKHYRRIAITAAAIGAVGVPSVALACSEWPYGPDGQAQAAATNAPVGQWQYAHRHHHRNGLDAGVPQTTPAPAPRATIPASTTEMTTARPTAHPSTTKKATSPQPERTAAPGTPGPTTTPAAPASAVPAAPSAPKPTATASGATAEIVRLVNAERGKAGCQALTLNSTLTKAAQAHSADMAAHQNMSHTGSDGTSPGDRITSAGYDWSSYGENVAYGYSTAEQVMAGWMASPGHRANILNCSFQEIGVGLAQPGSYWTQDFATAR, from the coding sequence ATGGGCCAGCACCGCAAGACGAAGCACTACCGGCGGATAGCCATCACCGCCGCCGCCATCGGCGCCGTGGGCGTACCTTCCGTCGCCCTGGCCTGTTCCGAGTGGCCGTACGGCCCGGACGGGCAGGCGCAGGCCGCCGCGACGAACGCACCCGTCGGGCAGTGGCAGTACGCGCACAGGCATCACCACCGCAACGGCCTCGACGCCGGAGTGCCCCAGACCACCCCGGCACCCGCGCCCCGGGCCACCATCCCTGCGAGCACCACCGAAATGACCACGGCCCGTCCGACGGCCCACCCGAGCACCACGAAGAAGGCCACCTCTCCCCAGCCCGAGAGGACCGCTGCCCCTGGGACCCCGGGGCCCACCACCACCCCCGCCGCTCCCGCGTCCGCGGTCCCTGCCGCGCCGAGCGCCCCGAAGCCCACCGCCACCGCGTCCGGGGCCACCGCCGAGATCGTGCGACTGGTCAACGCCGAGCGCGGCAAGGCCGGTTGCCAGGCCCTGACCCTCAACTCGACGCTGACCAAGGCCGCGCAGGCGCACAGCGCGGACATGGCGGCCCACCAGAACATGTCGCACACCGGCTCCGACGGGACCTCCCCGGGCGACCGCATCACGAGTGCCGGTTACGACTGGAGCAGCTACGGCGAGAACGTCGCCTACGGCTACAGCACGGCGGAGCAGGTCATGGCGGGCTGGATGGCCAGCCCGGGGCACCGGGCCAACATCCTCAACTGCTCGTTCCAGGAGATCGGCGTCGGTCTCGCGCAGCCCGGCAGTTACTGGACGCAGGACTTCGCGACCGCCCGGTGA
- a CDS encoding sigma-70 family RNA polymerase sigma factor has product MRTQHTVDTAALVNAARAGDPAAQDALVSSYLPLVYNIVGRALNGSVDVDDVVQETMLRALDALGDLRTPESFRSWLVAIAMNRVRAHWKDRQLAPGTVEEAADVADPGADFVDLTIVRLQLSGQRQETARATRWLEPDDREVLSLWWLECAGELTRAEVTAALGVPPQHTAVRVQRMKARLEAARVVVRALDTRPACGELRGVLDSWDGLPSALWRKRIARHARDCARCSGLWSGLLPAEGLLAGLALVAVSPALLAAARSATTGTTTAGMTTTGSAAPAAPDTETARSAADAGHAGYAGPAESGAGGAGDASAERAGLRGARRRTTAREEARRRRRNRRRAVGGAVVAACVAGGGLWYFGAGSGPHSGDAAAAHTTGAPVVDMAAPRAAETSSSPSPSPSSSASPSPSASHSKKASASKSPRPTGGSSTPKAERTARVKPSATRTAPPQTQPAPAPAPAGTVAQVVALVNKERAAAGCGPVTEDAQLDKAAQGHSDDMAARGFFDHTNPDGAGPGERITAAGYRWSTYGENIAQGQQTPQAVMDSWMHSPGHRANILNCSFKNLGVGVHNGSGGPWWTQDFGARL; this is encoded by the coding sequence ATGAGGACACAGCACACGGTGGACACGGCGGCACTGGTCAACGCCGCCCGAGCGGGAGACCCGGCCGCCCAGGACGCCCTGGTCAGCTCCTACCTCCCGCTCGTGTACAACATCGTGGGGCGGGCCCTCAACGGTTCGGTCGACGTCGACGACGTGGTCCAGGAGACCATGCTCCGCGCCCTCGACGCCCTCGGTGACCTGCGGACCCCCGAGAGTTTCCGCTCCTGGCTCGTGGCCATCGCGATGAACCGGGTCCGGGCGCACTGGAAGGACCGGCAGCTCGCCCCCGGCACCGTCGAGGAGGCCGCCGACGTCGCGGATCCGGGCGCCGACTTCGTGGACCTGACCATCGTCCGGCTCCAACTGTCCGGCCAGCGCCAGGAGACCGCGCGCGCCACCCGCTGGCTGGAGCCGGACGACCGGGAGGTGCTGTCGCTGTGGTGGCTGGAGTGCGCCGGTGAACTGACCCGGGCCGAGGTCACCGCGGCGCTGGGCGTGCCGCCGCAGCACACCGCCGTACGGGTGCAGCGGATGAAAGCGAGACTGGAGGCGGCCCGTGTGGTCGTACGGGCCCTCGACACCCGGCCCGCCTGCGGGGAACTGCGCGGTGTACTCGACTCCTGGGACGGTCTGCCGTCCGCCCTGTGGCGCAAGCGAATAGCCCGGCACGCCCGCGACTGCGCGCGGTGCAGCGGGCTGTGGAGCGGTCTGCTGCCCGCGGAGGGGCTGCTGGCCGGACTGGCGCTGGTCGCCGTGTCACCGGCGCTGCTCGCGGCGGCACGGTCCGCGACGACCGGCACGACCACGGCCGGCATGACCACGACCGGCTCGGCCGCACCAGCCGCACCGGACACGGAAACCGCCCGCTCGGCCGCGGACGCGGGACACGCCGGATACGCGGGGCCCGCCGAATCGGGAGCGGGTGGCGCGGGCGACGCCAGTGCGGAACGGGCCGGACTCCGGGGCGCTCGCCGGCGTACGACGGCACGCGAGGAGGCGCGGCGACGCCGGCGGAACCGGCGCCGGGCCGTCGGGGGAGCCGTGGTGGCGGCCTGTGTGGCGGGCGGCGGCCTCTGGTACTTCGGCGCCGGCTCCGGGCCGCACTCCGGGGACGCCGCCGCCGCGCACACCACCGGCGCTCCCGTCGTCGACATGGCGGCCCCCCGCGCCGCCGAGACCTCATCGTCCCCGTCCCCGTCACCGTCCTCGTCGGCGTCCCCGTCACCGTCCGCGTCGCACTCGAAGAAGGCGAGCGCCTCCAAGAGCCCGCGTCCGACCGGCGGCAGCAGTACGCCCAAGGCCGAGCGCACCGCGCGCGTCAAGCCCAGCGCCACCCGTACGGCGCCGCCGCAGACACAGCCGGCGCCGGCCCCGGCGCCCGCGGGCACGGTGGCACAGGTGGTCGCCCTGGTGAACAAGGAGCGCGCGGCGGCCGGGTGCGGACCGGTCACCGAGGACGCGCAGCTCGACAAGGCGGCACAGGGACACTCCGACGACATGGCCGCCCGCGGTTTCTTCGACCACACCAACCCGGACGGCGCCGGCCCCGGCGAGCGCATCACCGCGGCCGGCTACCGCTGGTCCACGTACGGCGAGAACATCGCCCAGGGCCAGCAGACCCCGCAGGCGGTGATGGACTCCTGGATGCACAGCCCCGGTCACCGCGCCAACATCCTCAACTGCTCGTTCAAGAACCTCGGCGTGGGCGTCCACAACGGCTCGGGCGGCCCGTGGTGGACGCAGGACTTCGGCGCCCGGCTCTGA
- a CDS encoding NAD(+)/NADH kinase — translation MTVNRVGLVVHGGRAEAVAAARAVREWCDEHAVGCTDIDVWREGARHSAREEVDAAGDPDLVVTLGGDGTFLRGARLAAENDAMVLGVDLGRVGFLTEVPATAVRAALDAVRERQITVESRMLLTLRASCRLEVPAQMEALLRYGRGPLLPPPRVRTDCRAGGDWGVALNVTALNDVVVEKLARDRQVSVGVYLAGRLLAAYSADALLVATPTGSTAYSFAAGGPVVSPRVEGLVFTPVAPHMVFNRSVVAAPDEPIALRVLERSGQAAVSIDGQLRGVLSPGDWIGVYAAPRRLRAVRLGPTDFYGRLRERMNLTDAPAALADGVAAPLWPVTTPPPDDLAHLAMPPAPDDAPWPS, via the coding sequence ATGACGGTGAACCGGGTCGGCCTGGTCGTGCACGGCGGACGCGCCGAAGCGGTGGCCGCCGCGCGGGCCGTGCGTGAGTGGTGCGACGAGCACGCGGTGGGCTGTACCGACATCGACGTGTGGCGGGAGGGCGCGCGGCACAGTGCCCGGGAGGAGGTCGACGCCGCGGGCGATCCCGACCTGGTCGTCACCCTGGGCGGCGACGGCACGTTCCTGCGCGGCGCCCGGCTGGCAGCCGAGAACGACGCCATGGTGCTCGGCGTCGACCTGGGCCGCGTCGGCTTCCTGACGGAGGTCCCGGCCACGGCGGTGCGGGCCGCGCTGGACGCCGTACGGGAGCGGCAGATCACCGTGGAGAGCCGGATGCTCCTCACCCTGCGGGCGTCGTGCCGGCTGGAGGTGCCGGCGCAGATGGAGGCGCTGCTGCGGTACGGCCGCGGCCCGCTGCTGCCCCCGCCCCGGGTACGGACGGACTGCCGGGCGGGCGGGGACTGGGGTGTGGCCCTGAACGTCACCGCGCTGAACGACGTGGTGGTGGAGAAGCTGGCGCGGGACCGGCAGGTGTCGGTCGGGGTCTATCTGGCCGGGCGGCTCCTGGCCGCCTACTCGGCCGACGCGCTGCTGGTGGCCACGCCCACGGGATCCACCGCGTACAGCTTCGCCGCGGGCGGCCCGGTGGTCTCGCCCCGGGTGGAGGGCCTCGTCTTCACGCCGGTCGCACCGCACATGGTGTTCAACCGCTCGGTCGTGGCGGCGCCGGATGAGCCGATCGCGCTGCGGGTGCTCGAACGGTCGGGCCAGGCGGCGGTCAGCATCGACGGCCAGCTACGCGGCGTGCTGAGCCCCGGGGACTGGATCGGTGTGTATGCCGCGCCCCGCCGGCTGAGGGCGGTCCGGCTGGGTCCGACGGACTTCTACGGCCGGCTGCGCGAGCGCATGAACCTCACCGACGCGCCGGCCGCGCTGGCCGACGGGGTCGCGGCTCCGCTGTGGCCGGTGACCACACCACCTCCGGACGACCTGGCCCACCTGGCCATGCCACCGGCGCCCGACGACGCGCCGTGGCCGTCCTGA
- a CDS encoding peptidylprolyl isomerase — protein sequence MSSVELNTNFGRIVLELNDAEAPKTVENFLTYVRNGHYDGTIFHRVIPGFMVQGGGFAPDMSQKPTLGAIQNEADNGLKNNAYTVAMARTSDPHSATAQFFINVSDNAFLNYTAKTPNGWGYAVFGRVTEGQDVVDSIKGVKTGSRQGHQDVPAEPVVIESAKVLG from the coding sequence ATGTCGTCCGTCGAGCTGAACACCAACTTCGGCCGTATCGTGCTGGAGCTCAACGACGCCGAGGCGCCCAAGACCGTCGAGAACTTCCTGACGTACGTGCGCAACGGCCACTACGACGGCACGATCTTCCACCGGGTGATCCCCGGCTTCATGGTCCAGGGCGGCGGTTTCGCGCCGGACATGTCCCAGAAGCCCACCCTCGGCGCGATCCAGAACGAGGCCGACAACGGTCTGAAGAACAACGCCTACACGGTGGCGATGGCGCGGACGAGCGACCCGCACTCCGCGACGGCCCAGTTCTTCATCAACGTGTCGGACAACGCCTTCCTCAACTACACGGCGAAGACCCCGAACGGCTGGGGTTACGCGGTGTTCGGCCGGGTCACCGAGGGCCAGGACGTCGTCGACTCCATCAAGGGCGTCAAGACGGGCAGCCGGCAGGGGCACCAGGACGTTCCCGCCGAGCCCGTGGTGATCGAGTCCGCCAAGGTCCTGGGCTGA
- a CDS encoding thioesterase II family protein: MAERPGAQHQSWLRSFHQSTPGAPRLVCLPHAGGSASFYFAVSKALSPAVEVRAVQYPGRQDRYDEPLAGSVQELAQGVFRALDDGQDTPLALFGHSMGAMVGFELARLLEAAGRPPVTFFASGRRGPSLVRTETVHQGDDAQLIAEVTKLDGTDAALLEDEELQRMVLPVLRADYRAVETYRRAPGPRLSCPVVAMTGDADPRLTPDEARTWAEETDGAFELRVFPGAHFYLVAQQEAVLAEVRAALRRLGPATGAVA; this comes from the coding sequence ATGGCCGAACGGCCCGGCGCGCAACACCAGTCGTGGCTGCGCAGTTTCCACCAGTCGACGCCGGGCGCGCCGCGGCTGGTCTGCCTGCCGCACGCCGGCGGCTCGGCGAGCTTCTACTTCGCCGTCTCCAAGGCGCTCTCGCCCGCGGTGGAAGTGCGAGCGGTGCAGTACCCCGGCCGTCAGGACCGCTACGACGAACCCCTGGCCGGCTCCGTCCAGGAACTCGCGCAGGGGGTGTTCCGTGCGCTGGACGACGGGCAGGACACACCGCTGGCCCTGTTCGGCCACAGCATGGGCGCCATGGTCGGCTTCGAACTGGCCCGGCTCCTGGAGGCCGCCGGGCGACCGCCCGTGACGTTCTTCGCCTCCGGCCGCCGCGGCCCGTCCCTCGTGCGCACCGAGACCGTCCACCAGGGCGACGACGCGCAGTTGATCGCCGAGGTCACCAAGCTCGACGGCACCGACGCCGCCCTGCTGGAGGACGAGGAGCTGCAGCGGATGGTCCTGCCCGTGCTGCGCGCCGACTACCGCGCGGTGGAGACCTACCGGCGCGCCCCCGGACCACGGCTGAGCTGCCCCGTCGTCGCGATGACCGGCGACGCCGATCCCCGGCTGACCCCCGATGAGGCCCGGACCTGGGCGGAGGAGACCGACGGGGCGTTCGAGCTGCGGGTCTTCCCCGGCGCCCACTTCTACCTGGTGGCGCAGCAGGAGGCCGTACTGGCCGAGGTCAGGGCCGCGCTGCGGCGGCTGGGGCCCGCCACGGGAGCGGTGGCCTGA
- a CDS encoding DUF2795 domain-containing protein, with translation MGTAHSGVPDVLDALKDVSFPADKDRLLSAAREAGASDEVVEALRGIPAEEYGGREHVARAVRADPDLGHDATRRAERARHGGRPGVAQHLRDAPKTPIHEEFDR, from the coding sequence ATGGGCACGGCGCACAGCGGCGTCCCCGACGTACTGGACGCCCTGAAGGACGTGTCCTTCCCGGCGGACAAGGACCGGTTGCTCTCGGCCGCGCGGGAGGCGGGCGCCTCGGACGAGGTCGTCGAGGCCCTGCGTGGCATTCCCGCCGAGGAGTACGGCGGCCGGGAGCACGTGGCGCGGGCGGTCCGGGCGGACCCGGACCTCGGTCACGACGCGACGCGGCGGGCGGAACGGGCGCGGCACGGCGGCAGACCCGGGGTCGCGCAGCACCTGCGGGACGCTCCGAAGACCCCGATCCACGAGGAGTTCGACCGCTGA